The DNA region GGGAAATAACGGAATACGATCGTATTCAACTGCCGCAAAAATTTGATCGCTTCCAAATTTTCCACGCCCCCGTATTCGTTTCGCGGGGCATCGCTTTTTTCGAAATCGAGCCGCAGCATGCTGGTCACCGCGTCCACCCGCAGCCCGTCGAAATGGTACATCTCCAGCCAATACAAAGCGTTCGAAATTAAAAACGACCGCACCTCCGGCTTGCCGAAATCGAAGCTGAGCGTCCCCCATCCCGGTTTTTCGGCTTTGGCGGGGTCGCCGTATTCAAACAGGGGCGTTCCGTCGAACCGCCGCAGGCCATGCGCGTCCTTGGCAAAATGCCCCGGCACCCAGTCGAGCAAAACGCCGATACCCGCCTGGTGGCAGCGATCCACAAAATACATCAAGTCCTGCGGTTTCCCGTAACGGCTGGTCGGGGCAAAATAACCGGTCGCCTGATACCCCCAAGATAGATCGTATGGATGCTCGGCGAGCGGCATAATCTCTATATGGGTGTATCCCATTTCCTTGACGTACGGAATCAGGAGGTCCGCCATCTCACGGTAGGTGTAAAACCGGCCCGCTTCCGCCTGCCGCCATGTTCCGAAATGGATCTCGTAAATGCTGATCGGCTTTTGGTACGGGGGCTTCCTGCTTTCCGTCCATGCTGCGTCCCCCCAGTCATATCCGTCCAGACGGGCGACGACCGAAGCGGTTTGAGGCCGGACTTCCGCGTGAAACGCGTAGGGGTCCGCCTTTAGAAACGTTGTGCCGTCCGCTGCCGCAATCGCCAATTTGTAAAATGTTCCATCATCGATTCCCGGAAAAAAACGAGTCCAAATTCCCGAATCGGGTATCTTATATAGTACATCGCGGTCTCCTCTCCATCCGTTCCAATCCGAAACGATGGAGACTTGGCATGCATTGGGAGCCCATACGGTAAAACGAACGCCGGGCCGTCCGTTCTCTTCGGTGAGGTGCGCGCCAAACGTACGGTAGCTTTGGTACAAGGTGCCCTCATGAAACAGATAAACATCGGTTTTCGAAACGGCCTGAGCCCAGGACGGTTCGGACATATCATCACCACCATTCAGCATTTTGCGGACGAAACTCAAGCAAACTCCCGATAAAGAAAAATTATGAGTTTTTTCCAAAAATTCATGTAATATTTTCTTTCTATTTCCATAATTTATTTCAACTACATTATATCCTTTAATGTATGTACTACACGGTCAAAAACATACGGGAGGGAAACGAAATGAGGAAAAAGAACTGTATTGCGATGCTGCTCGCGGGAGGGGAAGGGCGAAGATTGTCCCCGTTAACCGCCAAGCAGGCAAAACCGGCCGTGCCGTTTGGCGGGCATTACCGGATTATCGATTTTCCTCTCAGCAATTGCGTCAATTCAGGCATCGATACGATCGGGGTTTTGACTCAATACGAAGCGGCGTCGCTGCACGAGCACATCGGGGAAGGCGAACCCTGGATGCTGCCGCGGCCGGATGGCGGCGGAATATCTCTGCTTCCGTCCTCCAATGCGGGAACCTCGGAATATGCGGGAACGGCGGACGCCATATATAAGAACATCGCGTTCGTCGACGGGTATGCTCCTGAACATGTCCTCATTCTTTCGGGGGATCATATTTACCATATGGACTACCGCCAAATGCTGAATTTTCACTTAAGCCATGGGGCCAAGGCGACCATCTCCGTTATGACGGTTCCTTGGGAAGAAGCGCATCGTTTTGGCATCATGTCCAAGGACGAAAAACAGCGGATCACCGAATTCGCCGAGAAGCCGAAGCAGCCGGCAAGCAATCTGGCTTCGATGGGCATTTATTTGTTTAACTGGGGGTATTTGAAGCGGCATCTGCTGGAGGATGCCGAAGATCCTGCTTCCAGCCATGACTTCGGGAAGGATCTGATTCCCAAAATGCTTGCCGGCTCGGATCCGCTGCATGCCTACGAGTTTCAGGGATACTGGCGGGATGTGGGGACGGTCCACAGCTTATGGGAAGCCCATATGGATTTGCTTGAGGAAAGCTCGGATTGGCAGCTTCATAAGACAAACTGGCCGATGTATACGCGGGAAATGCCGGCGGTTCCGGTTCCTCCCAAAAAACGGGTTAACCCCAACGGTTCATTAATCCACGATGGCTGCGCGCTGGAGGGTCATG from Paenibacillus macerans includes:
- the glgB gene encoding 1,4-alpha-glucan branching protein GlgB, yielding MSEPSWAQAVSKTDVYLFHEGTLYQSYRTFGAHLTEENGRPGVRFTVWAPNACQVSIVSDWNGWRGDRDVLYKIPDSGIWTRFFPGIDDGTFYKLAIAAADGTTFLKADPYAFHAEVRPQTASVVARLDGYDWGDAAWTESRKPPYQKPISIYEIHFGTWRQAEAGRFYTYREMADLLIPYVKEMGYTHIEIMPLAEHPYDLSWGYQATGYFAPTSRYGKPQDLMYFVDRCHQAGIGVLLDWVPGHFAKDAHGLRRFDGTPLFEYGDPAKAEKPGWGTLSFDFGKPEVRSFLISNALYWLEMYHFDGLRVDAVTSMLRLDFEKSDAPRNEYGGVENLEAIKFLRQLNTIVFRYFPHALMMAEESSAWPMVTAPAHDGGLGFNYKWNMGWMNDTLDYIETPFADRPGRHHLLTFPVWYAYSENYALPLSHDEVVHGKKSLLDKMPGEYEQKFAGLRLLLGYQFTFPGKKLIFMGGEFGQFIEWRDQAELDWFLLDYEAHRLMRGYSAALNRFYLREPALWQLDHEPDGYQWINPHDAGQSVIGYMRKGKRKEDQLLVLFNFQPAERPVYRVGVPLPGRYELVFNSDDAGFGGSGYPLKPVAAGERLSWHEQPYSLVLSLPPLSMTVWKRKVSPKPKRRGRR
- a CDS encoding glucose-1-phosphate adenylyltransferase, producing the protein MRKKNCIAMLLAGGEGRRLSPLTAKQAKPAVPFGGHYRIIDFPLSNCVNSGIDTIGVLTQYEAASLHEHIGEGEPWMLPRPDGGGISLLPSSNAGTSEYAGTADAIYKNIAFVDGYAPEHVLILSGDHIYHMDYRQMLNFHLSHGAKATISVMTVPWEEAHRFGIMSKDEKQRITEFAEKPKQPASNLASMGIYLFNWGYLKRHLLEDAEDPASSHDFGKDLIPKMLAGSDPLHAYEFQGYWRDVGTVHSLWEAHMDLLEESSDWQLHKTNWPMYTREMPAVPVPPKKRVNPNGSLIHDGCALEGHAERSVIFGGTEIGRNTRIKDSVIMPGVKIGRNAVIERAIIGEGAIIKDGAVVKGTASEIAVIGPRETVLAKPAVLPQPSRLLQEVYENTARLRAEGLLS